One genomic segment of Clostridium estertheticum subsp. estertheticum includes these proteins:
- a CDS encoding helix-turn-helix domain-containing protein: MKILSTGEKIKRSRIYKGYTLKEICDDKISVSKMSCIENNKVIAEPWVLELISKELDIDLGYLNENIFEQVKENIAILKANVKNDENIATKDEDYKTNVSYNLEVAEKYNYYDLAIELMHMLFNFYLDKKDFENTQAVTSKYYDLYLKTSRDDNKLTYYIDMARHLYIKEDFLEASSYYRNVRKGLYNSEILNYKKIIIVTYNEAACNIKLENYERAFEVGKRLLDLVKHVDTDLRAAQIYHMLAILSIRMKNGDFQKYEQKSYELYKDKLSYKAMAIFNYGSTMFDCNMKEKAIDYISQGLSVYPRDDKVGLVEFMLNCVEELIKNDVVELAQNISDEVLNYAINLDDIKFIEKSYYYKAIILDRQGSSSSAEMYMNLSLDSLLKFGNKKDIYARYLEMGSMYHKLSNVADSIKYFSLALQLEKRM, encoded by the coding sequence ATGAAAATATTATCAACGGGAGAAAAAATAAAAAGAAGTAGAATATATAAAGGATATACATTAAAAGAGATATGTGATGACAAAATATCAGTATCTAAAATGAGTTGCATAGAAAACAATAAGGTTATAGCAGAGCCTTGGGTATTAGAATTAATCAGTAAGGAACTAGACATAGATCTCGGATATCTAAATGAAAATATATTTGAGCAAGTTAAGGAAAATATTGCAATATTAAAGGCAAATGTTAAAAATGATGAGAATATAGCTACTAAGGATGAGGATTACAAAACTAATGTATCCTATAATTTGGAGGTAGCTGAAAAATATAATTATTATGATTTAGCTATTGAATTAATGCATATGTTATTTAATTTTTACTTAGATAAAAAAGATTTTGAGAATACTCAAGCAGTTACATCAAAGTATTATGATTTGTATTTAAAAACATCTAGAGATGATAATAAATTAACTTATTATATAGATATGGCAAGACATCTATATATAAAAGAAGATTTTCTAGAAGCATCGAGTTATTATCGTAATGTTAGAAAGGGACTTTATAACAGCGAGATTCTGAATTATAAAAAAATAATAATAGTAACGTATAATGAGGCCGCTTGTAATATTAAGCTAGAAAATTATGAACGTGCTTTTGAAGTAGGAAAAAGGTTACTAGATTTGGTTAAACATGTGGATACAGATCTTCGTGCGGCCCAGATATATCATATGTTAGCTATTTTATCTATAAGAATGAAAAATGGTGACTTTCAAAAATATGAGCAAAAGTCATATGAGTTATATAAAGATAAGTTATCTTATAAGGCAATGGCTATTTTCAATTATGGGTCAACCATGTTTGACTGTAATATGAAAGAAAAAGCAATTGACTATATAAGTCAGGGGTTAAGCGTATATCCTAGAGATGATAAGGTAGGACTAGTCGAATTTATGCTTAATTGTGTTGAAGAACTTATTAAAAATGATGTAGTGGAACTTGCACAGAATATTTCTGATGAAGTATTAAACTATGCGATTAATTTAGATGATATTAAGTTTATAGAAAAAAGTTATTATTATAAAGCTATTATTCTTGATAGGCAAGGGAGTTCATCTAGTGCAGAGATGTACATGAATTTATCTTTAGATTCACTATTAAAGTTTGGAAATAAGAAAGATATATATGCTCGTTATTTGGAAATGGGGAGTATGTACCATAAACTATC